In Anopheles merus strain MAF unplaced genomic scaffold, AmerM5.1 LNR4000589, whole genome shotgun sequence, the sequence ccttttcagCCAGCTACATTCCGACCGTGATTCCATACCGGACGTACCGGCAATATACTTCTGTGCGGCGACGGAAGAAAACCTGGGCCGCATCGCGCAAGACTTCCAGAACGGGCTGTACGACGTGTACCATCTGAACTTTATCGCGCCCATCTCCCGGCAGAGGCTGGAGGATCTGGCCGCGGCCGCACTGCAGGCGGGATGCGTAGCGAACATTCACAAGGTGTACGACCAGTACCTGAACTTCATCACCCTGGAGGACGATATGTTTGTGCTGAAGCACCAGAACAGCGATGCTCTTTCGTATTACGGTGaggagtgtgtctgtgtgtttggctATTGCCTTTTGCTAACAAACAATTTCAATCGCATTGCAGCTATTAATCGTGCCAACACGGAAGACGTCGAGATGGAAAACATTATGGACAGCATTGTGGACAGCCTGTTCGCGGTGTTCGTAACGCTCGGCACGGTGCCCATCGTACGCTGCCCGAAGAACAGTGCCGCCGAAATGGTCGCCCGCAAGCTGGAAAAGAAGCTGCGCGAAAATCTGTGGGACGCGCGCAACAATCTGTTCCACATGGACGCGACGCAGACGGGCGCGTTCAGCTTTCAGCGCCcgctgttggtgctgctggatCGTACGATCGATATGGCGACACCGTTGCACCACACCTGGACGTACCAGGCGCTGGCGCACGACGTGCTCGAGCTCGCCCTGAACCGGGTCGTGGTGGAGGAAGATCCGTCggccgaccagcagcagcagtacgggGCGACCGGGGCCAAGCCAAAGACGAAGGCGTGCGATCTGGATTCGCGCGACCGGTTCTGGTGTACGCACAAGGGCAGCCCCTTCCCGACCGTTGCCGAAGCGATACAGGAGGAGCTGGAGCAGTACCGGTCGTCGGAGGAGGAAATCAAGAAGCTTAAAACGACCATGGGCATCGATGGCGAGTCGGACGCCGCCTTCTCGATGGTGAACGACAACACGGCCAAGCTGACGAGCGCCGTCAACTCGCTGCCGCAGCTGCTGGAGAAGAAGCGGCTGATCGACATGCACACCAAGATAGCGACCTCCATCCTGAACTACATCAAGTCCCGGCGGTTGGATTCGTTCTTCGAGCTGGAGGAAAAAATCATGTCCAAGCAGGCACTGGACCGGGCGCTCAGTGAGGTGCTGAAGGATCCCGAGTTTGGGCTGCCCGAGGACAAGATGCGACTGTTTATCATCTACTACATCTGCAGCAACGTGTCGGACGGGGAGTTTAAGCGGATCGAGGAAACGCTGCGGGAGTGCGGATGTGATCTGTCCCCGCTGCCGTACATCCAGCGGTGGAAGTAAGTGCTTTTGGGGGAGAAAATCATTCGTGACGGTTACTAACAGTGGAGTTTGTTCTTTCAGGAGCATCATGAAGAGCACGCTTACCAACTCGAACCAGTACGAAGGCAGTGGCACGAAAACGGTGTCCATGTTCTCGAAGCTTGTATCGCAGGGGTCGTCGTTCGTGATGGAAGGCGTAAAGAACTTGGTGGTGAAAAGACATGTGCGTAGACACtagaaacatatttcaaagcattttaaaacgaatattattcaatttttttcaGAATCTTCCTGTAACCAAAATCACCGAACAGCTGATGGAATGCCGGTCCGGTGGCGGGTCGGAGGTGGACGACTATCTCTACCTCGACCCGAAGCTGCTCAAGGGCAGTGATGTGGTGCCGAAAAATCGGGCCCCCTTCCAGGACGCCATCGTGTTCGTGGTCGGCGGTGGCAACTACATCGAGTACCAGAATTTGGTGGACTTTATCAAATCGAAGCAGAGCACCAACAGCATCCGGCGCATCATTTACGGTGCCTCGACGCTAACGAATGCGAAACAGTTTTTAAAACAGCTGTCACTGCTGGGGCAGGAAATCGGTGGCGTATAGAGCAAATCGGATCCGGTGCGCCGGGAAGGCACTGCACGTTGCTTTGGCGTTGTGCGGCGGCTGGCGGTGGGAAATGATCGGTGTGAGCTTAGCTAGACGGGGGTGGGGAACGATGATCGCGAGGGTTGTTAACGAAATGGGCTAGGATTATTAACGGGGTTAAGTGGGAGGGGGAGCTATGTTTCCTAGTTAGGGCTCTATGTTTCTGCAGATGATTACAATCCGTTGCTAATTGTGTTTCGTTAGCTTTCGAAGCGTTTATATTGGGTAGCATCGCATTTACGTTAGCCAGCGGGCAGAGGGACAGTACCAACCCGAGTATGTTTTATTCGGATAACTTTTGCCTAGTATtgataaatatataaaataaaatggaaaaattGTCGACGCTGAGACATTATTGTCTGGCGTGGAtgttaatttcattaaaaagatAGTTTCTTCTGTCATAAAGGATCATTGTTTGCTTAACTTTTTATAGTTTTGAAAATTCAaagaaaaatatatgttttcctcagaaaaatcaaaaagaaaaatccccAAATTGTCCTTAAAATAGTGTGCTCtaaattatttacattttaactaTTGTGGATTAAACGCTCGTGTTCCttctagtgttgggtaaatctgattcagattcatgcaTCTGAATGAACctttgaaatgtttcaatgaTTCTGAATTAGGATTTCAAAGACTCATGAATCTTAAAGAATCATCAAACTCAAACATCCAtaaatctctaaagattcacgaatctcaaAGGATTTATAAATCTCGAAAGAGTCACGAATCTCAAAGGATTCATAtatctccaaggattcataGAGCTTAAGCTTTTCATTAGccttcttcttggcgtaacaACCTTCGTgatcatgccagcctatacagaCTTTTAAGGCTTCTTGGCAAGTACCACGCAAccggatagtttgttttgctagcGAAAAACGGTCCatgcgaggcttgaacccacaacAGGCATTTTGTTTAAGCGGGATcactgaaattaaatattttgttagTTTCGTGAATCCCTGGAGATATATGTAATGTAATGGATCTACAGGATTTCCCATTTTTTGGGTAATTCCCAAATTTTTGTTGgtgttcccacgattttttgggcattttggttcaattgtattgatatccaatcggacaATACTGATAAATGTTGGGAGCGAATCGAAAATCTATGGGAcacgatgaataaatcgtgagacgagccCGAACAATTATgagaaccgaccaataaatcgtgggaaatccTGTATAAATCTTATAGATTCATGATTCTTTGATGATTCATGAAATCTTGGATATCTTTCATGAATTCTTGGATATCTttcatgaatccttggagatcTTTCATGAACCCTGCATCTTTAGAgactcatgaatctttgaagaatCGATTTCAATCGAGATTCGatcactgaagattcatatgaatgaatttcAACGAAAGATTACAAATCTGGCTGCGTGCGTTATAACTGCCTGCGAGGCAGGTCAGCAAAGGAAAAACCGAATTTTACGCTCCTTATGAGAGATTATTGGTTTTATTGACACAGCTTGTTGTTATTTAGACTCAAACAATGAAGATAGCAGTACActtaaagaaaaagaaattattttatGACAAGAGTGGTAATCTGTCCCCCGTTTTAAGACACCTTTACACGATCGACGAATGATCAAATTGGACAGCGGAAGAAAACCCCCGAACCAGGAACGCCAATGGAGAGCGAAAGTAAAGAAGCAATGTTTTATGGGACGGTTTTGTTGCACTACGCGAGTGATTCAACGGTCGGAGAAAACAACATTTTACTCCTCAACGGACCGGTGAGCTTTATTTTGTTGCATATAATGCTTGCTTTATTTTGTTGAGTAAGCAACAGTTGACGACTTTCACGCAATGCAATGATCGATTCGGTGCGAGTCTTTCGCTACACGAAGAAGACACATTCAAAGTAAAATGTAtcattttgcttaattttaacCCGTTTTGCATTCAAACCCCATTCAAAACCCAATTGCAAACCGTTGCAACCGCTTCATTCTTGTACATGACCCAAAATGTAACTGTAACTGGTACGGTTGATCGCCCGGCAAAACAAACCTTGCCATAGGCGATGGTACAATGTGTTGGGGGCATGTTCAACAATTACCCCCCCGTTTGACGGTGAAGGCTGTGCACTTGAAATTGATTTGCAAATGATACTCTTCCTAGGTCTCGGTGATACTTACAGTGCTGCTGAAGCAGCGGCAGGTCAACGATATTTTTACAATTAAATCGttctatcaaaaaaaaaaaaaacgggaacgaTCGAAGCTGTTTTACGTGCTTGTGAAATGTATAAAATTTAGTGATAAATGTTTCTTTGGCCTATCATTCTATCCTTTTATTCTTTCAATAGCGTATTTTATGTACATTGCAACTCATTCCACTCGGCATTTGGTTGATCTCCACTGCCGaccactggtggtggtgagcaATGATTGTGCATGGGTCTACTTTGGCCTTGTCTTGGGTACTCCCAAGGCTTCGTTCGTTTTCCGAACAGAACGAATGCCGTTGCAGGCCGTTCGGTAACCTTCTTGCCGATCATACACTGCTACATCTACGATCATGTACTCACACACTTGCATGAGTTCAGTAAGGTTTAATAAATGCTCAATTATCAAGTAATCAATTTCTATTATCATTATGAAATGTAATTTCCATGTGTTTTGTGCCTTTTGATATGCATACTAATTGTTGCGAATTTAGTTTTACATGATATTTTAAGATGTTTTTTATGCAATATCGCAattaatttgaacattttaCATTATAAAAAATTATATTAATTTACAACAAAGTAAATATCAAGACACTATTAAACGCCTGAAAATACATGCAAACATTGCATTAAAACTTCCAAAATTGGCGTAACAATTTTAGTAATTAAATAGATAAATACTTAacaataattgatttttttcttggaACACACAGTTTTAGACAACAGGTTAAAtttagtaaacaaaaataattgacTAATAGTCAAAATTTGATGCCATGGAGACAAAACTAGGCAACGACTACGATCCTCTATCGACACTGTTTGATCAAAGTTATTGTACTACTaatccattttttattttactttatcGTTTAGCTTtcccccaaaacaaaacgccaAGTATTTGACTTAAAATAAATCCATTcaatccaaaaaaaaatggtatctTAAATAGAGTTATCTCATCTTTCTTCCTTCAATCATTTTCGTTCTCTCAATCGTAACAGTCACAACCAagtaaatgtaaaacaaattgaaGTATTGCAAAGGCTCATTTATTACCCATCTATTTGCATACATCCTCAATTTAGCTTAtcgttatttaatttttagtaTGACGGCTTTTTACTAGCCGTATTGTCAATTTAGCATATattttcattgaaaaaaaaaaacactatttcGATTTAATTATTCATGAAATAGTCATTGAAATAACGAGTTCATCGATGCAAAAATTAAACTGTTTAAGATAATCAGAGAATAAATCTGTAACGGTAATCAGTAGAATTGCCATACAAACCCATTTCATATATAAAACAATATCCAAATGTGTAATATTGAAAATGTAGATCACTCtgtaatatatatttttttctgcataAGTTAAACTTTATAAGATAAGTAAGTGACCTATGAGTAAACCAGTACCTTTCGTAACATTGTAAAGCCATCACACAGAAATTGATCAACCCTAGAAACGCAAACGAACCAAGCGGACAAATCGCTCCTGTTACGAAAGGTTGTTACCCCTACTCCAAGTGTATCGCCGGCCAAT encodes:
- the LOC121602729 gene encoding protein sly1 homolog — encoded protein: MATLKDRQINAIKQMLNLNQPITKAISAEPVWKLLIYDRVGQDIISPLISIRELREMGITLHIQLHSDRDSIPDVPAIYFCAATEENLGRIAQDFQNGLYDVYHLNFIAPISRQRLEDLAAAALQAGCVANIHKVYDQYLNFITLEDDMFVLKHQNSDALSYYAINRANTEDVEMENIMDSIVDSLFAVFVTLGTVPIVRCPKNSAAEMVARKLEKKLRENLWDARNNLFHMDATQTGAFSFQRPLLVLLDRTIDMATPLHHTWTYQALAHDVLELALNRVVVEEDPSADQQQQYGATGAKPKTKACDLDSRDRFWCTHKGSPFPTVAEAIQEELEQYRSSEEEIKKLKTTMGIDGESDAAFSMVNDNTAKLTSAVNSLPQLLEKKRLIDMHTKIATSILNYIKSRRLDSFFELEEKIMSKQALDRALSEVLKDPEFGLPEDKMRLFIIYYICSNVSDGEFKRIEETLRECGCDLSPLPYIQRWKSIMKSTLTNSNQYEGSGTKTVSMFSKLVSQGSSFVMEGVKNLVVKRHNLPVTKITEQLMECRSGGGSEVDDYLYLDPKLLKGSDVVPKNRAPFQDAIVFVVGGGNYIEYQNLVDFIKSKQSTNSIRRIIYGASTLTNAKQFLKQLSLLGQEIGGV